A genomic window from Halorubrum trapanicum includes:
- the panB gene encoding 3-methyl-2-oxobutanoate hydroxymethyltransferase encodes MTTTRGLRDAEDPITMLTAYDAPTAAVVDEAGIDVVLVGDSMGNAALGYDSTLPVTFDEVASRTAAVARATEDALVVADMPFLSFGVDEAESVRNAGRLLKEANADAVKIESGPHTVETTRRMTEVGIPVMAHLGLTPQHVNRLGGYTRQGTEQDAAEEIIELAGDHADAGAFALVLEHVPANLAGAVTEALDVPTIGIGAGPDCDGQVLVINDAVGLGEWSPPFARQFGDVRGEMVDAVEAYREAVTSGEFPAEEHSHVEETLDDLY; translated from the coding sequence ATGACCACGACGCGGGGACTCCGGGACGCCGAGGATCCGATCACGATGCTGACCGCCTACGACGCCCCGACGGCGGCGGTCGTCGACGAGGCCGGGATCGACGTCGTCCTCGTCGGCGACAGCATGGGCAACGCCGCCTTAGGCTACGACTCCACGCTCCCCGTGACGTTCGACGAGGTCGCGAGCCGGACCGCGGCGGTCGCGCGCGCGACCGAGGACGCGCTGGTCGTCGCCGACATGCCGTTCCTCTCCTTCGGCGTCGACGAGGCCGAGTCGGTGCGGAACGCGGGCCGCCTGCTGAAAGAGGCGAACGCGGACGCGGTGAAGATCGAGAGCGGGCCACACACGGTCGAGACGACCCGGCGGATGACCGAGGTCGGGATCCCGGTGATGGCGCACCTCGGCTTGACTCCCCAGCACGTGAACCGGCTCGGCGGCTACACCCGGCAGGGGACCGAGCAGGACGCCGCCGAGGAGATAATCGAGCTGGCGGGGGACCACGCCGACGCCGGGGCGTTCGCGCTCGTGTTGGAACACGTCCCGGCGAACCTCGCGGGGGCGGTGACCGAGGCGCTCGACGTCCCGACGATCGGCATCGGCGCGGGCCCCGACTGCGACGGCCAGGTCCTCGTGATCAACGACGCGGTCGGCCTCGGTGAGTGGTCACCGCCGTTCGCGAGGCAGTTCGGCGACGTGCGCGGGGAGATGGTCGACGCCGTCGAGGCGTACAGGGAGGCCGTGACGAGCGGCGAGTTCCCGGCCGAGGAGCACTCGCACGTCGAAGAGACTCTCGACGACCTGTACTGA
- a CDS encoding CPBP family intramembrane glutamic endopeptidase, with protein sequence MNDPPEFNAESDDGGQDLNDQKDAAVSDGGEADNAHAVVDTTDPSDDQDKGSTLRTVGVAFGLGLVGILGLVAVGAVVGSAVFLAARSTGWQPSLLGSFVAPLVVGQVVAFVGLGLGYLRWRGLTREEITAYLGIRRPGIVDSVIAVFGPVLVLITVLIISSLVLLIGTEPASNQGAQVALENPSIIPVMIAVMLLVVGPCEEFLFRGVIQNRARETLSAAPAIFLGAAVFAPAHIVSLTGGVSAVLTSISILFVPSLIFGAVYEYTENLVVVAVMHGLYNSLLLTLGYIAITYGPEIEGAGQAGTALLGV encoded by the coding sequence ATGAATGATCCTCCTGAGTTCAACGCCGAATCCGATGACGGCGGACAAGATCTCAACGATCAGAAAGACGCCGCGGTCAGCGACGGCGGCGAGGCCGACAACGCCCACGCGGTGGTTGACACCACCGATCCGTCGGATGACCAGGACAAAGGTTCCACGCTGCGGACAGTCGGCGTCGCCTTCGGGCTGGGACTCGTCGGTATCCTCGGCCTCGTCGCCGTCGGCGCTGTCGTCGGGAGTGCCGTCTTCCTCGCGGCGAGGTCCACCGGCTGGCAACCGTCACTTCTCGGCTCGTTCGTCGCACCCCTCGTCGTTGGACAGGTCGTTGCGTTCGTCGGTTTGGGTCTCGGATACCTGCGATGGCGGGGGCTAACCCGTGAGGAGATCACGGCGTACCTCGGCATTCGACGGCCGGGTATCGTTGATTCCGTGATCGCCGTTTTCGGCCCGGTACTCGTACTAATTACGGTACTTATCATCAGCTCGCTCGTCCTCCTCATCGGGACGGAGCCGGCCTCGAACCAAGGCGCGCAGGTAGCCCTAGAGAATCCGTCGATCATCCCGGTAATGATCGCGGTCATGTTGCTCGTCGTGGGACCGTGCGAGGAGTTCCTGTTCCGCGGCGTCATACAAAACCGGGCGCGAGAGACACTCTCGGCGGCCCCTGCGATCTTCCTTGGAGCCGCTGTGTTCGCGCCCGCTCACATAGTCTCGTTGACCGGCGGCGTGAGTGCGGTGCTGACATCGATAAGTATCCTCTTCGTTCCGAGCCTGATCTTCGGTGCGGTGTACGAATACACGGAGAATCTCGTTGTCGTCGCCGTGATGCACGGGCTGTACAACAGCCTCCTGCTGACACTCGGCTACATCGCTATTACGTATGGGCCCGAAATAGAGGGCGCAGGGCAGGCGGGAACAGCGCTATTGGGTGTATAG
- a CDS encoding NUDIX hydrolase, translating into MDDSAADLSWETLDSAVDYACPGFDVRRDEVRFPSGETDGFHYVDEPPAVVVLPLTPDGDVVVIDEWRQAVGRVNRGIPAGTMEPADEGEASADGGATDDAIERAAARELAEETGYEADAFERLTTVEPTNGMANAVHHHVLATGCEPTADRDLDHNESIAVETVPYDDLLAAVVDDGLRDGRAVTAVLWYELLHR; encoded by the coding sequence ATGGACGATTCAGCCGCCGATCTCTCGTGGGAGACGCTCGACTCGGCCGTCGACTACGCCTGCCCCGGCTTCGACGTGCGCCGCGACGAAGTCCGGTTCCCGAGCGGCGAGACCGACGGATTCCACTACGTCGACGAGCCGCCGGCGGTCGTGGTGCTCCCGCTGACGCCCGACGGCGACGTCGTCGTCATCGACGAGTGGCGGCAGGCCGTCGGGCGGGTGAACCGCGGGATCCCGGCGGGGACGATGGAGCCGGCGGACGAGGGAGAAGCGAGCGCGGACGGCGGGGCGACCGACGACGCGATCGAGCGCGCCGCGGCGCGCGAGCTCGCCGAGGAGACGGGGTACGAGGCCGACGCATTCGAGCGGCTGACGACCGTCGAGCCGACGAACGGGATGGCGAACGCGGTCCACCACCACGTGCTCGCGACCGGCTGCGAGCCGACGGCTGACCGCGACCTGGACCACAACGAATCGATCGCGGTCGAGACGGTGCCGTACGACGACCTGCTCGCCGCGGTCGTCGACGACGGCCTGCGCGACGGGCGGGCCGTCACCGCGGTGCTGTGGTACGAGCTGCTCCACCGGTAA
- a CDS encoding DNA polymerase IV, whose amino-acid sequence MTGGTPAAGETLPGAGDDGDDAPERVVCHVDMDCFYASCERLRHPDLAGEPVVVGMGYEPGESIGAVATASYEAREFGVDSAMPISKALELLPRRVDAAPDDPDAPDPEETGRYLPVDLDFYEEVASEVKGVLRDCADTRREVSIDEAYLDVTDRTSWAVAGGGGGTDDDDGDAGSEAPPPSGAAGPAEARTLAEGYARHVKDRIEREAGVPASVGVAPNMSAAKVASDADKPDGLVVVPPGSVAEFLAPLPTADVHGVGPVTEETLAELGIETAGDLATADRDRLAEALGERGPELSRRAAGDDDREVTPTGLPKSLSRESALPTTADESTKRETVSALAADVARRARERGCLYRTIGIKAVEPPFDVNTRARSLPGPVDDPDLVEEVALDLLGEFDDARVRKLGVRVSKLDFAETDQATLGGFEAGDGGGRGHGGKRETRSEGGDGGKLTDWVDGPPDRDSDEAGSSADRERRGTDEGQASLGDWE is encoded by the coding sequence ATGACCGGGGGGACGCCCGCCGCCGGGGAGACGCTCCCGGGCGCCGGCGACGACGGGGACGACGCGCCCGAGCGCGTCGTCTGTCACGTCGACATGGACTGCTTTTACGCCTCCTGCGAGCGGCTGCGACACCCCGACCTCGCGGGCGAGCCCGTCGTGGTCGGGATGGGGTACGAGCCCGGCGAGTCGATCGGCGCGGTCGCGACCGCGAGCTACGAGGCCCGCGAGTTCGGCGTCGACAGCGCGATGCCGATCTCGAAGGCGCTGGAGCTGCTCCCGCGCCGCGTCGACGCCGCCCCCGACGACCCGGACGCGCCGGATCCGGAAGAGACGGGCCGGTACCTCCCCGTCGACCTCGACTTCTACGAGGAGGTCGCGAGCGAGGTGAAAGGGGTACTCCGCGACTGCGCGGACACCCGCCGCGAGGTGAGCATCGACGAGGCGTACCTCGACGTCACCGACCGGACCTCGTGGGCGGTCGCGGGAGGTGGCGGCGGGACCGACGACGACGACGGCGACGCCGGCTCCGAAGCCCCGCCGCCGAGCGGCGCCGCCGGGCCCGCCGAGGCGCGGACGCTCGCTGAAGGGTACGCACGCCACGTGAAAGACCGGATCGAGCGGGAGGCGGGCGTGCCGGCGAGCGTCGGCGTCGCGCCGAACATGTCGGCCGCGAAGGTCGCCAGCGACGCCGACAAGCCCGACGGCCTCGTCGTCGTGCCGCCGGGGTCGGTCGCGGAATTCCTCGCGCCGCTGCCGACCGCCGACGTCCACGGGGTCGGCCCCGTGACCGAGGAGACCCTCGCGGAGCTGGGGATCGAGACCGCGGGCGACCTCGCGACCGCCGACCGCGACCGCCTCGCCGAGGCGCTGGGCGAGCGCGGCCCGGAGCTCTCCCGGCGCGCCGCCGGCGACGACGACCGCGAGGTGACGCCGACCGGCCTCCCGAAGAGCCTCTCGCGCGAGTCGGCGCTGCCGACGACCGCCGACGAGTCGACGAAGCGGGAGACCGTCTCCGCGCTCGCCGCCGACGTGGCCCGCCGCGCCCGCGAGCGCGGCTGCCTCTACCGCACCATCGGGATAAAGGCGGTCGAGCCGCCGTTCGACGTCAACACCCGCGCGCGGAGCCTCCCCGGGCCGGTCGACGACCCGGACCTCGTCGAGGAGGTGGCGCTCGACCTGCTCGGCGAGTTCGACGACGCGCGGGTCCGCAAGCTGGGCGTGCGCGTCTCCAAGCTCGACTTCGCCGAGACCGACCAGGCGACGCTCGGCGGGTTCGAGGCGGGCGACGGCGGCGGCCGGGGGCACGGCGGAAAACGGGAGACCCGGAGTGAGGGGGGCGACGGCGGCAAGCTCACCGACTGGGTCGACGGGCCGCCGGACCGCGACAGCGACGAGGCCGGATCGAGCGCGGACCGCGAGCGACGGGGAACCGACGAGGGGCAGGCGTCGCTCGGGGACTGGGAGTGA
- a CDS encoding PAS domain S-box protein, which yields MPGAIDVLHVDDDPSVLDLAEAYFERELDAVAVTTETDPEAALEQLDETAFDCIVSDYDMPAMDGLEFFEALRERHRKVPFVLYTGKGSEEIASQALNAGVTGYFQKGGPEQLRRLANRVDQAVEEHRTKEIADRYSTVIEALGYPVYVVDETGVFRFVNEPFAELIGYDREEIIGRTPGFIKDDAAVKEAEARLGTILSDDGPDVQHFAVDIVPKEGDPIPCRDHMAALPYEGDSFDGSVGILRDVSDERERREELETKTRALDEAPVGITITDPGQEDNPMVYVNDRFVEMTGYDREESIGVNCRFLQGPDTEAESVRALREAIDAEESTSVELLNYRKDGTEFWNRVSVAPICDADGTVTHWVGFQEDITAFKEREAALERQNDRLDSFASIVSHDLRNPLNVAQGRVQLAQDAANDGDDENLSAALDALERMESIVERTLTLAREGETVGDPEPVDLADVVADSWSTVDTADAALSVETEREVLADPDRLRNLFENLMRNAVDHVGPDVSIRVGDLPDGFFVEDDGPGIDPAVADSLFEPGESGTAGNTGFGLAIVKEIATAHGWTVAATTGEDGGARFEVRGVDKRTPAAH from the coding sequence ATGCCCGGAGCGATCGACGTGCTACACGTCGACGACGACCCCTCGGTCCTCGACCTCGCGGAGGCGTACTTCGAGCGGGAGCTCGACGCGGTCGCGGTGACGACCGAGACGGACCCGGAGGCCGCGCTCGAACAGCTCGACGAGACGGCCTTCGACTGTATCGTCAGCGACTACGACATGCCCGCGATGGACGGGCTGGAGTTCTTTGAGGCGCTGCGCGAGCGCCACCGGAAGGTACCCTTCGTGCTGTACACCGGTAAGGGGTCCGAGGAGATCGCGAGTCAGGCGCTCAACGCCGGCGTCACCGGCTACTTCCAGAAGGGCGGCCCCGAGCAGCTCCGCCGGCTCGCGAACCGCGTCGACCAGGCCGTCGAGGAGCACCGGACCAAGGAGATCGCCGACCGCTACTCGACGGTCATCGAGGCGCTCGGCTACCCCGTCTACGTCGTCGACGAGACCGGCGTCTTCCGGTTCGTCAACGAGCCGTTCGCCGAGCTCATCGGCTACGACCGCGAGGAGATCATCGGCCGGACGCCAGGGTTCATCAAGGACGACGCCGCGGTCAAGGAGGCCGAAGCGCGGCTCGGCACGATCCTCTCGGACGACGGCCCCGACGTCCAGCACTTCGCGGTCGATATCGTCCCGAAGGAGGGCGACCCGATCCCCTGTCGCGACCACATGGCGGCGCTGCCGTACGAGGGCGACTCCTTCGACGGCAGCGTCGGCATCCTCCGCGACGTCTCCGACGAGCGCGAGCGCCGCGAGGAGCTGGAGACGAAGACCCGCGCGCTCGACGAGGCGCCCGTCGGAATCACCATCACGGACCCCGGGCAGGAGGACAACCCGATGGTGTACGTCAACGACCGGTTCGTCGAGATGACCGGCTACGACCGCGAGGAGTCGATCGGCGTCAACTGCCGGTTCCTTCAGGGCCCGGACACCGAAGCGGAGTCGGTCCGGGCGCTCCGGGAGGCGATCGACGCCGAGGAGTCGACGAGCGTCGAGCTGCTGAACTACCGGAAGGACGGCACGGAGTTCTGGAACCGGGTGAGCGTCGCCCCCATCTGCGACGCGGACGGCACCGTGACGCACTGGGTCGGCTTCCAGGAGGACATCACGGCGTTCAAGGAGCGCGAGGCCGCCCTCGAACGGCAGAACGACCGGCTCGACTCCTTCGCCAGCATCGTCTCGCACGACCTGCGTAACCCCCTCAACGTCGCGCAGGGGCGCGTCCAGCTCGCGCAGGACGCGGCGAACGACGGGGACGACGAGAACCTGTCCGCCGCGCTCGACGCGCTGGAGCGGATGGAGTCGATCGTCGAGCGCACGCTCACGCTGGCGCGGGAGGGGGAGACCGTCGGCGACCCAGAGCCCGTCGACCTCGCAGACGTCGTCGCCGACAGCTGGTCGACCGTCGACACCGCCGACGCCGCCCTCTCGGTCGAGACCGAGCGCGAGGTGCTCGCCGACCCGGACCGGCTCCGGAACCTCTTCGAGAACCTGATGCGCAACGCGGTCGACCACGTCGGCCCGGACGTCTCGATCCGCGTCGGCGACCTCCCGGACGGCTTCTTCGTCGAGGACGACGGCCCGGGGATCGACCCCGCGGTCGCGGACTCGCTCTTCGAGCCCGGCGAGAGCGGCACCGCGGGCAACACCGGGTTCGGGCTCGCGATCGTCAAAGAGATCGCCACCGCGCACGGCTGGACGGTCGCGGCGACGACCGGCGAGGACGGCGGCGCGCGCTTCGAGGTCCGCGGGGTCGACAAGCGGACGCCAGCGGCTCACTGA
- a CDS encoding MFS transporter produces MGSLSDIAETDRRVIVLALARMVGAAGNSFLIVVLPLYITSDVVDIEGLLGAEVGVGAAAVTLTEPLLIGVVLSLFGFLNSLSQPFTGRLSDRIGARRPFVLAGILLLGTASGLYTVATSYPALVALRAIQGLGAALIIPATVALVNEYAASDTDRGGNFGVYNTFRLIGFGFGPVLAGAVVEAGPYDLSPVGLPVLDGFDAAFVAACAGAYLSFTLVFLLVRDADVEAEAGDDVSIRVRGEDRLLDPVFTLGLATVAMGACIALFATLQNQVNVRLDQAPIWFGAQFAAVTIANVVFQVPVGRASDRIGRRPFLLAGFVLLVPTTLLQGIVTEPALMMLVRLGQGIAVACVFAPSLALAGDLAREGESGTTLSVLTMGFGFGVALGPLASGWLYGFGFVVPFAVGAASAVLALIAVFTQVEETLDAGEEPAAAAGAD; encoded by the coding sequence ATGGGGTCCCTCTCCGACATCGCCGAGACCGACCGTCGCGTGATCGTTTTGGCGCTCGCGCGGATGGTCGGCGCTGCCGGGAACTCCTTCCTCATCGTCGTCCTCCCGCTGTACATCACCAGCGACGTGGTCGACATCGAGGGACTCCTCGGCGCGGAGGTCGGGGTCGGCGCGGCCGCGGTCACGCTGACCGAGCCGCTGCTCATCGGGGTCGTCCTCTCGCTCTTCGGCTTCCTCAACAGCCTCTCGCAGCCGTTCACGGGACGGCTCTCCGACCGCATCGGCGCGAGACGCCCGTTCGTTCTCGCCGGTATCCTCCTCTTAGGCACCGCGAGCGGGCTGTACACGGTCGCGACGAGCTATCCGGCGCTGGTCGCGCTGCGCGCGATCCAGGGGCTCGGCGCGGCGCTCATCATCCCCGCGACGGTCGCCCTCGTCAACGAGTACGCCGCGAGCGACACCGACCGCGGCGGGAACTTCGGGGTGTACAACACGTTCCGGCTCATCGGCTTCGGCTTCGGCCCGGTCCTCGCGGGCGCCGTCGTCGAGGCCGGCCCGTACGACCTCTCGCCGGTCGGGCTCCCGGTCCTCGACGGCTTCGACGCGGCCTTCGTCGCCGCCTGCGCGGGGGCGTACCTCAGCTTCACGCTCGTGTTCCTGCTCGTCCGCGACGCCGACGTCGAGGCCGAGGCGGGCGACGACGTCTCGATCCGGGTCCGCGGCGAGGACCGCCTGCTCGACCCCGTGTTCACGCTGGGGCTCGCGACGGTCGCGATGGGCGCGTGTATCGCGCTGTTCGCGACGCTCCAGAACCAGGTGAACGTCCGCTTAGACCAGGCGCCGATCTGGTTCGGCGCCCAGTTCGCGGCCGTGACGATCGCCAACGTGGTCTTCCAGGTGCCGGTGGGGCGCGCCAGCGACCGGATCGGTCGCCGCCCCTTCCTGCTCGCCGGGTTCGTCCTCCTCGTCCCGACGACGCTCCTCCAAGGGATCGTGACGGAGCCCGCGCTGATGATGCTCGTCCGCCTCGGGCAGGGGATCGCGGTCGCGTGCGTGTTCGCCCCGTCGCTCGCGCTCGCCGGCGATCTCGCCCGCGAAGGGGAGTCCGGGACCACCCTCTCCGTGCTCACGATGGGGTTCGGCTTCGGCGTCGCCTTGGGGCCGCTGGCGTCCGGCTGGCTCTACGGCTTCGGCTTCGTCGTCCCCTTCGCGGTCGGGGCCGCGTCCGCCGTGCTCGCGCTGATCGCCGTCTTCACGCAGGTCGAGGAGACGCTGGACGCCGGCGAGGAGCCGGCCGCGGCGGCGGGAGCGGACTGA
- a CDS encoding zinc ribbon domain-containing protein: MPSDRLRCVDCREPIPADARICPHCRAIQPSPLLDVGVVVAGVFALLFGALLAVMTVGTSRLLGFLLLVVGFGLAVGGYTRYIDRQAASRAR, from the coding sequence GTGCCGAGCGACCGCCTCCGCTGCGTCGACTGCCGCGAGCCGATCCCCGCCGACGCGCGGATCTGCCCGCACTGCCGCGCGATCCAGCCGTCGCCGCTGCTCGACGTCGGCGTCGTCGTCGCGGGCGTGTTCGCGCTGCTGTTCGGCGCCCTCCTCGCGGTGATGACCGTCGGGACGAGCCGCCTCCTCGGGTTCCTCCTGCTCGTCGTCGGCTTCGGGCTGGCCGTCGGCGGCTACACGCGCTACATCGACCGGCAGGCCGCGAGCCGGGCGCGGTGA
- a CDS encoding phosphate ABC transporter permease, producing the protein MLTPLTGGLVLAGLALAFVGAAVSVYAVTLTGLLVGAGAGYLFAPNVVGLIAVDGAVLTAGAVAVGGLLGGFLAYAGLSFAVLGIGAIVGGFAGRFAVGPFYAADAAGIEGTALLVGATLAGVAVGALFGFVLTRTTLVVSTALIGAAFASRSLTPADFEAAAAETTVQPLLFDLSAPAFLAVFVLGALSQLGLFKFGYVTKLVGSLPGARRWTADDDRDGDADAA; encoded by the coding sequence ATGCTCACCCCACTCACCGGCGGCCTGGTCCTCGCGGGGCTGGCGCTCGCGTTCGTCGGCGCGGCGGTCTCCGTCTACGCGGTGACGCTGACGGGGCTGCTCGTCGGCGCCGGCGCCGGCTACCTGTTCGCGCCGAACGTCGTCGGCCTGATCGCGGTCGATGGGGCCGTCCTCACCGCCGGCGCGGTCGCGGTCGGCGGCCTCCTCGGCGGCTTCCTCGCGTACGCCGGGCTCTCGTTCGCGGTCCTCGGGATCGGGGCGATCGTCGGCGGCTTCGCCGGGCGGTTCGCGGTCGGCCCCTTCTACGCCGCCGACGCGGCGGGGATCGAGGGGACGGCGCTGCTCGTCGGCGCGACGCTGGCGGGCGTCGCGGTCGGCGCGCTGTTCGGGTTCGTCCTCACGCGGACGACGCTCGTGGTCTCGACCGCGCTCATCGGCGCGGCGTTCGCCTCGCGGTCGCTGACACCCGCTGACTTCGAGGCGGCCGCCGCGGAGACGACGGTCCAGCCGCTCCTCTTCGACCTGTCCGCGCCCGCGTTCCTCGCGGTGTTCGTCCTCGGGGCGCTCTCGCAGCTGGGACTGTTCAAGTTCGGCTACGTGACGAAGCTGGTCGGCTCGCTGCCGGGCGCGCGCCGGTGGACGGCGGACGACGACCGCGACGGCGACGCGGACGCGGCCTGA
- a CDS encoding RNA-guided endonuclease TnpB family protein produces MAIKATRTYVGSIQNHQQVCDGLDSLGDSASKIWNVARWTADRIWDATGEIPNGSVLKSYMKNQSCWKDLNAQSSQKVIEELSDAFQSWFDLRQKDQKVNPPGYRKHGDTRPRSTVTFKEDGFKHDPDNNRVRLSKGSNLKEHFSDFLLCEYQTRPDVDLSEVNSVQNVRAVWNGDEWELHFVCKVELETVDSAGDGIAGIDLGITNIATVAFPDEYVLYPGNSLKEDKHYFTRAEYDTEGESGPSEQSRWARRKLSERETHYYHTLTDAIITECVERGVGTLAVSWPEDVRESDWGKTGNKKLHSWPFDRIYQYLEYKGEMRGVEVLKENEWNTSKTCSRCGDDTKSNRVERGLYVCSSCELVANADCNGAENMRQKITPSPHGEDRSNGCVAQPSTHLFDRESGTFHTREQVVS; encoded by the coding sequence ATGGCGATTAAGGCCACACGTACCTACGTTGGTTCCATCCAGAACCACCAACAGGTCTGTGATGGTCTTGATTCGCTCGGAGACTCCGCCTCGAAAATCTGGAACGTCGCACGATGGACAGCCGACCGTATCTGGGACGCAACCGGTGAGATCCCAAACGGTAGTGTGCTGAAATCGTACATGAAAAACCAGTCGTGCTGGAAAGATTTGAACGCACAATCCAGTCAGAAAGTCATCGAAGAACTTTCTGACGCTTTCCAGTCGTGGTTCGACCTGCGACAGAAAGATCAAAAGGTGAATCCGCCCGGCTACCGCAAACACGGCGACACCCGGCCACGTTCCACGGTGACGTTCAAAGAAGACGGGTTCAAACACGATCCTGACAACAATCGGGTCCGACTCTCAAAAGGCTCGAATCTGAAAGAACACTTCTCAGACTTCCTGCTTTGCGAGTACCAGACCCGGCCAGACGTTGACCTCTCGGAAGTCAACAGCGTACAGAATGTTCGTGCCGTCTGGAACGGTGACGAATGGGAACTTCATTTCGTGTGTAAGGTCGAACTCGAAACAGTGGATTCAGCTGGCGACGGCATCGCAGGGATCGACCTCGGCATCACAAACATCGCCACGGTCGCGTTCCCCGATGAATACGTGTTGTACCCCGGTAATTCGCTCAAAGAAGACAAACACTACTTCACCAGAGCCGAGTACGACACCGAGGGAGAGAGTGGCCCATCAGAGCAGTCGAGGTGGGCGCGTCGGAAACTCTCCGAACGTGAGACACACTACTACCACACGCTGACGGACGCCATCATTACGGAGTGTGTCGAACGCGGTGTCGGTACGCTCGCGGTGAGTTGGCCTGAAGACGTGCGTGAGTCAGATTGGGGCAAGACCGGTAACAAAAAGCTCCACTCGTGGCCGTTCGACCGCATCTACCAGTACCTCGAATACAAAGGCGAGATGCGCGGTGTGGAGGTGCTGAAAGAGAACGAGTGGAACACCTCGAAAACGTGTTCCCGCTGTGGAGACGACACGAAGTCGAACCGCGTCGAACGTGGACTGTACGTCTGCTCGTCGTGCGAGTTGGTAGCCAACGCGGATTGTAACGGGGCGGAGAATATGCGTCAGAAGATAACTCCGAGTCCTCACGGCGAGGATAGGAGTAACGGCTGTGTGGCACAGCCATCGACACACTTGTTCGACCGCGAGAGCGGGACGTTTCACACGAGAGAACAGGTCGTGTCGTAG
- a CDS encoding 3-hydroxyacyl-CoA dehydrogenase family protein, giving the protein MRELSEVDVVGVVGAGTMGNGIAQVAATAGYDVVMRDVEPEYVERGLDSVEDSLDRLAGKDALDEEPAAIRDRIAGTTDLGDLADADLAVEAVVEDLDVKRDVFADLDRVTDGDVVLATNTSTLSITSVASATDRASDVVGLHFMNPVPIMDGVEVVVGERTDPAVVDFAHAFAEDLGKETWEADDKPGFVTNRILMPWINEGIRAYDEGVADKADIDRGMKLGTNVPMGPLELADHIGLDVALDASETLHDELGDRYKPAYLLKRKVEAGDLGKKTGRGFYEYE; this is encoded by the coding sequence ATGCGAGAACTCTCCGAGGTGGACGTCGTCGGCGTCGTCGGCGCCGGGACGATGGGCAACGGGATCGCGCAGGTCGCGGCGACCGCGGGCTACGACGTGGTGATGCGCGACGTCGAGCCCGAGTACGTCGAGCGCGGCCTCGACAGCGTCGAAGACAGCCTCGACCGGCTGGCCGGGAAGGACGCGCTCGACGAGGAGCCCGCGGCGATCCGCGACCGGATCGCGGGCACGACCGATCTCGGCGACCTCGCCGACGCCGACCTCGCGGTCGAGGCCGTGGTCGAGGACCTCGACGTGAAACGCGACGTGTTCGCCGACCTCGACCGCGTCACCGACGGCGACGTCGTCCTCGCGACGAACACCTCCACGCTGTCGATCACGAGCGTCGCGAGCGCGACCGACCGCGCGAGCGACGTGGTCGGCCTCCACTTCATGAACCCCGTTCCGATCATGGACGGCGTCGAGGTCGTGGTGGGCGAACGGACCGACCCCGCGGTCGTCGACTTCGCGCACGCCTTCGCCGAGGACCTCGGCAAGGAGACGTGGGAGGCGGACGACAAGCCCGGCTTCGTCACCAACCGGATCCTGATGCCGTGGATCAACGAGGGGATCCGGGCGTACGACGAGGGGGTCGCCGACAAGGCCGACATCGACCGCGGCATGAAGCTCGGCACGAACGTCCCGATGGGCCCGCTCGAACTCGCCGACCACATCGGCCTCGACGTGGCGCTCGACGCCAGCGAGACGCTCCACGACGAGCTGGGCGACCGCTACAAGCCCGCCTACCTCCTCAAGCGCAAGGTGGAGGCCGGCGACCTCGGAAAGAAGACGGGGCGAGGGTTCTACGAGTACGAGTGA